One stretch of Poecilia reticulata strain Guanapo linkage group LG21, Guppy_female_1.0+MT, whole genome shotgun sequence DNA includes these proteins:
- the LOC103457902 gene encoding E3 ubiquitin-protein ligase pellino homolog 2 isoform X3, with translation MNSPKKDGDDDVPVKDPVKYGELVILGYNGSLPSGDRGRRKSRFALYRRAKANGVKPSAVHILNTPQDSKAVHSRGQHSISFTLSRNQTVVVEYCHDNSTDMFQIGRSTESPIDFVVTDTSGGGTEGEDPSIAPSTISRFACRVVCERNPPYTARIYAAGFDSSKNIFLGEKATKWKNPDGHMDGLTTNGVLVMHPEGFPQEPKQGLWREISVCGDVYALRETRSGPSRGKLAEGESSALRDGSLVDLCGATLLWRTGEGLMRAPTLRHLEALRQELNASRPQCPVGLSTLAFPSLPRSHRELFSFVAPLLEDTRPR, from the exons ATGAATTCGCCGAAAAAAGACGGAGACGATGATGTGCCCGTTAAAGACCCGGTGAAATACGGAGAGCTGGTCATTTTAGG GTACAATGGCTCTCTGCCGAGCGGAGACCGCGGGCGCAGAAAGAGCCGCTTCGCTCTTTACCGGAGGGCCAAGGCCAACGGCGTCAAACCCAGCGCCGTGCACATCCTCAACACGCCACAGGACAGCAAG GCGGTCcacagcagagggcagcacagCATTTCTTTCACACTGTCCCGTAACCAGACTGTGGTGGTGGAGTATTGCCATGACAACAGCACAGACATGTTCCag ATCGGACGGTCCACAGAAAGTCCCATTGACTTTGTGGTGACCGATACCTCCGGAGGGGGGACAGAAGGAGAAGACCCCTCCATCGCTCCCAGCACCATCTCCCGATTTGCATGTAGAGTGGTGTGCGAGCGCAACCCGCCCTACACCGCACGCATTTACGCGGCAGGCTTTGACTCGtctaaaaatatctttttaggG GAGAAAGCAACCAAGTGGAAAAATCCTGACGGCCACATGGACGGCCTCACCACCAACGGGGTGTTGGTGATGCATCCAGAAGGTTTCCCCCAGGAGCCCAAGCAGGGTCTGTGGAGGGAGATTTCTGTGTGCGGAGACGTCTATGCCCTCAGAGAAACCCGCTCTGGGCCCAGTCGGGGCAAACTG GCAGAAGGGGAGAGCAGCGCACTGCGGGACGGCTCGCTGGTGGATCTTTGCGGCGCCACTCTGCTGTGGCGCACCGGGGAGGGCCTGATGCGCGCTCCCACCCTGCGTCACCTGGAGGCCCTTCGTCAAGAACTGAACGCGTCCCGACCTCAGTGTCCTGTGGGCCTCAGCACGCTGGCCTTCCCAAGCTTACCACGCAGCCACAG
- the LOC103457902 gene encoding E3 ubiquitin-protein ligase pellino homolog 2 isoform X1, translating to MNSPKKDGDDDVPVKDPVKYGELVILGYNGSLPSGDRGRRKSRFALYRRAKANGVKPSAVHILNTPQDSKAVHSRGQHSISFTLSRNQTVVVEYCHDNSTDMFQIGRSTESPIDFVVTDTSGGGTEGEDPSIAPSTISRFACRVVCERNPPYTARIYAAGFDSSKNIFLGEKATKWKNPDGHMDGLTTNGVLVMHPEGFPQEPKQGLWREISVCGDVYALRETRSGPSRGKLAEGESSALRDGSLVDLCGATLLWRTGEGLMRAPTLRHLEALRQELNASRPQCPVGLSTLAFPSLPRSHSLEERQPWVYLTCGHVHGRHDWGQRSQRVEDPGEGEGSTKRRECPLCRSVGPYVPLWLGSEPAVYVDAGAPTHAFVPCGHVCSERAAKYWAETPLPHGTHAFRPVCPFCSAALGTPGWIRLIFQGPID from the exons ATGAATTCGCCGAAAAAAGACGGAGACGATGATGTGCCCGTTAAAGACCCGGTGAAATACGGAGAGCTGGTCATTTTAGG GTACAATGGCTCTCTGCCGAGCGGAGACCGCGGGCGCAGAAAGAGCCGCTTCGCTCTTTACCGGAGGGCCAAGGCCAACGGCGTCAAACCCAGCGCCGTGCACATCCTCAACACGCCACAGGACAGCAAG GCGGTCcacagcagagggcagcacagCATTTCTTTCACACTGTCCCGTAACCAGACTGTGGTGGTGGAGTATTGCCATGACAACAGCACAGACATGTTCCag ATCGGACGGTCCACAGAAAGTCCCATTGACTTTGTGGTGACCGATACCTCCGGAGGGGGGACAGAAGGAGAAGACCCCTCCATCGCTCCCAGCACCATCTCCCGATTTGCATGTAGAGTGGTGTGCGAGCGCAACCCGCCCTACACCGCACGCATTTACGCGGCAGGCTTTGACTCGtctaaaaatatctttttaggG GAGAAAGCAACCAAGTGGAAAAATCCTGACGGCCACATGGACGGCCTCACCACCAACGGGGTGTTGGTGATGCATCCAGAAGGTTTCCCCCAGGAGCCCAAGCAGGGTCTGTGGAGGGAGATTTCTGTGTGCGGAGACGTCTATGCCCTCAGAGAAACCCGCTCTGGGCCCAGTCGGGGCAAACTG GCAGAAGGGGAGAGCAGCGCACTGCGGGACGGCTCGCTGGTGGATCTTTGCGGCGCCACTCTGCTGTGGCGCACCGGGGAGGGCCTGATGCGCGCTCCCACCCTGCGTCACCTGGAGGCCCTTCGTCAAGAACTGAACGCGTCCCGACCTCAGTGTCCTGTGGGCCTCAGCACGCTGGCCTTCCCAAGCTTACCACGCAGCCACAG CCTTGAAGAGCGTCAGCCCTGGGTCTACCTCACCTGCGGCCACGTCCACGGACGCCACGACTGGGGCCAGAGGTCTCAGAGGGTGGAGGACCCCGGGGAGGGTGAGGGCTCCACCAAGCGCCGAGAATGCCCCCTGTGCAGAAGCGTGGGCCCCTACGTGCCGCTGTGGCTGGGCTCTGAGCCTGCCGTGTACGTGGACGCCGGTGCTCCCACTCACGCCTTCGTACCATGCGGCCACGTCTGCTCGGAGAGGGCAGCCAAATACTGGGCCGAGACCCCTCTGCCCCACGGAACACACGCATTCAGGCCTGTCTGCCCCTTCTGCTCCGCCGCCCTCGGTACCCCCGGCTGGATACGGCTCATCTTCCAGGGCCCCATCGACTAG
- the LOC103457902 gene encoding E3 ubiquitin-protein ligase pellino homolog 2 isoform X2, with protein MRVCTLKRLAVHSRGQHSISFTLSRNQTVVVEYCHDNSTDMFQIGRSTESPIDFVVTDTSGGGTEGEDPSIAPSTISRFACRVVCERNPPYTARIYAAGFDSSKNIFLGEKATKWKNPDGHMDGLTTNGVLVMHPEGFPQEPKQGLWREISVCGDVYALRETRSGPSRGKLAEGESSALRDGSLVDLCGATLLWRTGEGLMRAPTLRHLEALRQELNASRPQCPVGLSTLAFPSLPRSHSLEERQPWVYLTCGHVHGRHDWGQRSQRVEDPGEGEGSTKRRECPLCRSVGPYVPLWLGSEPAVYVDAGAPTHAFVPCGHVCSERAAKYWAETPLPHGTHAFRPVCPFCSAALGTPGWIRLIFQGPID; from the exons ATGCGTGTGTGCACGCTAAAACGGCTT GCGGTCcacagcagagggcagcacagCATTTCTTTCACACTGTCCCGTAACCAGACTGTGGTGGTGGAGTATTGCCATGACAACAGCACAGACATGTTCCag ATCGGACGGTCCACAGAAAGTCCCATTGACTTTGTGGTGACCGATACCTCCGGAGGGGGGACAGAAGGAGAAGACCCCTCCATCGCTCCCAGCACCATCTCCCGATTTGCATGTAGAGTGGTGTGCGAGCGCAACCCGCCCTACACCGCACGCATTTACGCGGCAGGCTTTGACTCGtctaaaaatatctttttaggG GAGAAAGCAACCAAGTGGAAAAATCCTGACGGCCACATGGACGGCCTCACCACCAACGGGGTGTTGGTGATGCATCCAGAAGGTTTCCCCCAGGAGCCCAAGCAGGGTCTGTGGAGGGAGATTTCTGTGTGCGGAGACGTCTATGCCCTCAGAGAAACCCGCTCTGGGCCCAGTCGGGGCAAACTG GCAGAAGGGGAGAGCAGCGCACTGCGGGACGGCTCGCTGGTGGATCTTTGCGGCGCCACTCTGCTGTGGCGCACCGGGGAGGGCCTGATGCGCGCTCCCACCCTGCGTCACCTGGAGGCCCTTCGTCAAGAACTGAACGCGTCCCGACCTCAGTGTCCTGTGGGCCTCAGCACGCTGGCCTTCCCAAGCTTACCACGCAGCCACAG CCTTGAAGAGCGTCAGCCCTGGGTCTACCTCACCTGCGGCCACGTCCACGGACGCCACGACTGGGGCCAGAGGTCTCAGAGGGTGGAGGACCCCGGGGAGGGTGAGGGCTCCACCAAGCGCCGAGAATGCCCCCTGTGCAGAAGCGTGGGCCCCTACGTGCCGCTGTGGCTGGGCTCTGAGCCTGCCGTGTACGTGGACGCCGGTGCTCCCACTCACGCCTTCGTACCATGCGGCCACGTCTGCTCGGAGAGGGCAGCCAAATACTGGGCCGAGACCCCTCTGCCCCACGGAACACACGCATTCAGGCCTGTCTGCCCCTTCTGCTCCGCCGCCCTCGGTACCCCCGGCTGGATACGGCTCATCTTCCAGGGCCCCATCGACTAG